DNA from Triplophysa dalaica isolate WHDGS20190420 chromosome 9, ASM1584641v1, whole genome shotgun sequence:
acacaaaagataGAAGAAGGTAACATATAATGCAGACTTTAAATTCCTATATATAGAGAGTAGGTAATAATTTATATCTTAATATTactttaaactacattttgtcaGGACCCGCTGCTTAGCAGAAAAAATGCAAACAGTGGCGAGAAACTAAATCCAGACCCAACCAGGTGCACCAGTTCCCCTCTTGCAATCCTGCTGCATCTCTACAATAGTGACGGGTCGTTCGTGAacgattcgttcattttgaacgaatcttaaatgtgactcggGAAGAACGAGTCGTCATGGGACGTGATTCGTTCAGTCGCTCATGCGCATTGTGCAACATGCTCCGgacgtttaacaaatgcaatcagagccggaaagagaattgattagttcacctctctagtcttcgggttcgagtcgttcgttcatcacgtgacatccCTGAACGCTAAAAAAATGCtgtcagagccggaaagagaattgattagttcacctctcgagtcttcgggttcgagtcgttcgttcatcacgtgacatccCTGAACGCTAAACAAATGCtgtcagagccggaaagagaattgattagttcacctcccGAGTCTTTGGGTTTGAGTCGTTTGTTCATAACGTGACATCCCTGAACGCTAAACAAATGcaatcagagccggaaagagaattgattagttcacctctcgagtcttcgggttcgagtcgttcaGTCTTTTGTAATGTGACAGCTTTGGACAGATAAATTAGCTAATTTACAACCTTCCTAACAAACGGGTGCATAGCCTAGCCCTAGTGTTTGTCTATTGATAGACAAATACAGTGAAATTACAAATTAATCAAGATAAGAGGTGAGGTGAGCTATTCACAGACTAAATACCAAGGTAAACAAGTAattaatattttctgtttattatagcattatagttttgtattggtTGTAATGTGATCAACGTTTGCCTAAGTAGTAGATTTGTTAGGAAAgtgacatgtaacattttaattatactttgctaaaatgaacgaaaggaacgatatgactcgaaaaaagattcgttcattttgctgaacgagactcaaaggtccgagtcaataaaatgatccgaactTCACATCACTACTCTACAAGCTtgaccctaaccctaacccctaaccctaaccagTTAATTAGAAAGAAAATAAGCAACATAAAGGAAAACTATACTGAACCAAATTATAAATGCAACCCTTTTattttgcccccatttttcatgagctgaactcaaaggCTTTTTCTATGTACACCACAGGCCTCTTTCcctcaaatattgttcacaaatctgtctaaatctgtgttagtgagcCCTTCTCCTTTGCCGGAGATCCATCCGCTTTGTAGATGgggcatatcaagatgctgattagacaTCATGATTATTGCAGaggtgtgccttaggctggccacaataaaaggctACTCTAAAATGTGCTCTAATATGTGGATAGTTGCAGGAATTGGAACATGAACTGGGATGTGTTCAGCTCCCAGGAATTGTGATCACTTCCTTGCAACATGGGGCCGTGCATTATCATGCTTCAACATGAGGTGATGGTCTTGGATGAATGGCACAGCAATAGGCCTCAGGATCTTGTCACGGTATCTCTGTGCATTCAAAATGCCATCAATAAAATACACCTGTGTTCGTTTGTCCATAACATTCGCCTGCCCATACAATAATTGAGTTGACTCTACCTTGGGAAGAGGACAttaacaaagcatttgaaagaaagaatctccGGAATGCCAACTTGGCAGTGGAGGCTGAAGATCATAGATGTACAGTGAAAGTGTTCCCATTCGAAGTGGGCGGCAGGGGCTATGTTTCCAATTCCACTAGAAGGCTGCTTAAGAAAGTGGGGATCAAAGGACAGGCCCAATTGACTGTAGTCAAAGAACTTGCCACTGTCACTGAAAGAAACAGTCACTGGCTGTGGTTGAATCGAAAGGACGCAATATGGGCTGCCAAGTAATAAAAGGgtgttgttttgtattgttatgCCATACGGGACCAGGGGCACTGAGCTTGCATTGACGGAGCCAGCGGGGCCATAACAGCCTTAGCCAATGGGTTGGCGCATATGGTTGCGTTGATTTTGGTAATGTGTCGTAATGGTATGCCATACGAGACCGTGGGAACTGAGCACGCATTAACGGTTTGGCtagttgtggcctaatggtgAGAGAGTCGGATTCGTGACCAGAAGTTTGctggttcgattctcagggccagCGGGTAACAACTGTGGTGTCTTtgagctgcagtgatagctgcccactgcttctgGTGTATATGTTTTCATGACTCACAGTTCACTAGTCACTGGACGGGTTAAGGTCACCATAGCTGACAAATAGGTCAATCTCAGAGGACAGGTCCAGTGGAGTATAATCAAGAACTGTCCGGTGGTGCAGAAAGAAGAAGCCAATGGCTGTGGTTAAGACGGATGGACACAGCCTGGGCTGCCATATAACCTTATAACAATGCGATacacacccaggtctgatcaacctgcggtgggcctcccttggctgagggtgtcttgtgatttcttgactgcttccccctGCATAAGGCATGGGAAATGTCCttttgggcaattcaactgctGTGAAATAGTGTTATTGTAGCACCTAGTCCTGTTAAGCAAATCTTTTCAAGTACTTTAGAAATGATTAGAAAAAGATTTGAGATCTatatttaacattaacattctCTGGGATCATGTTGAGGGTTTTTGATAAGGGGCCTaataacagccaccttataCGCTTTCCGGACATATCCTAATGACAGAGAtaagttaataatactgagcagaggatctataatttcacGGAGCGTATAGCATTTTCAAATCCACATTGAAAATGACTCACAGAATAAGCAGACTTGTCATGTGCACAATTAACTGCAAAACTCAAATGTTGTATTTCCAAACGTGGACCAAACTTCTCACAGATGACTTTTAGACTAAGCTTTCTAGAGGCTTTCACATTGTTTGTATTGACATTAGTTTGCTGATAGAAGTAAGGGTCTCTTGATTTTACCAAGAGGTTCATGTCcaaaatcattttgaccctgggacaacatttataTCAAccaatttcagattttttttttcacttttcatgtccctctgattttaggggtaagttatggttaagattggggtttggtgtgggtttaggtattatttgtaaaaaatgttgtccttaggtcaacaaaatatgttgccctgaggacatcaaccacttggcaaaatcaggtcaaGCTAGAAGTAAGGTCTTTGTGGTCTGACTCTCAACTCATTGGTTTCTTTGgctgttgttttgtattgtaGGTAAACCTCTACTGTCCCTTCTGAGATTCAGAGACATTAATAGATCGACTAATTCTTTATTGCAAcacactttggataaaaaaacaagccaGCTAAATAAATACGTACAGGATTGATGCATCACTGTTTCCTTTCCTTTACAACATGGCTGGTTTCAGGTAATATgaattttgtaataatttaaccacatcattttagaaaaaacattCACCATTTACTTTTGAAAGAGAGATACTGTTAAAAACTAATGTATACTACAATTGTGTATAATTttgttatattaataatacaattgcAAACGTTccttaaatatgaatataaaaccaACCCTTATTTTAGGAAGATACCTAAACTGTTTTTTCAATATAAAGACAGAGTTTAGGAAgtattgcattttgttttgttcagtttttttttgtcattgctTTGCTGATTCCTGCAAAACACGTGACACAATGAAAGTGAAACTAAACACAACAGTTATCAGACAGAATCTAAACCGGAAAGTTGAGCTTCAGAAGTGCattagctgtgtgtgtgtgtgcggacttggtttttatatgttagtggggacctaaacctggaGGCAAACCAACTCATTGGGAcctgtgtcactgtggggacaaAAATTGAGGTCCCGATTAGCACAAAAGCTTATACATCTTatcatgcatgtgtgtgtgtgtgtgtgtgtgtgtacgtgcatgtgcgtgcgtgctcttgtgtgtttgttttcacacaGTCTCCAGAATACGATGCATAGCTATacattcacatttcattttgttttcattctttaaaaagaCTAAATCATGCTGGTTTGACGTTTGTGCCTATTCAAATGTAATATGTGAATTAGCCTATACTTGCTTTTGCTCTTACTATGACCATGCATGTATTTCATGAGTCTTTTACTTGAGCTTATATgttacaaatgtaaacaatatctTAGCTGGTTTGAACtctcacatttttaattgaagaaaaagacactttcagaaaaatgaaaattattatatagCTCTGGCTATGTGAGAATTGAATGAGAGACTTGTTGTTCGAATGAATCCTTTCTATGCATCACATATCGACATGGCGATTCTTTCATTATACTgaacatacagttgtgttcaaaattattaaacccccaatgctgttaatggttttagggaatttagtgtacatttgaaattgtattcagaatgaaatcctacaaggacttcttaaagaaccatatgcaactaaaatgacatcaattagatttgtaatacagtagtaaatgtttcttttgtgaattcttcattgacataattattcaaccccttaaagactacactctgaagaacagaggttcaatgaagtgttttcaatcaggtattgaaaacacctgtggatatcagggagcagcaataaagcctaataagcaccaattaggcagctttaaaatgagtgtgatactcagctccttctagacatttactggtgtggttacaaacatggtgaggtcaagagaatggtccaggaagacaagagaacaggtgattactcttcacaggaagggcaatggcaaTAAGAatattgcaaagatgttaaacataccaagagacaccataggaagcatcattcgcaaattcaaggcaaagggcactgttgaaacgctacctggtcgtggcagaaagaagatgctgacttcgactgctgtgcgctacctgaagcgtagagtggagaaaagtccccgtgtgactgctgaggaactgagaaaagatttgtcagatgtgggtactgaagtctctgctcagacaatacggcgcacccttcgtaatgaaggcctccatgccagaactcccaggcgcacccccttgctgtccccaaagaataagaagagtcgactgcagtatgccaaaagtcatgtggataaaccacagaagttttgggatagtgttctgttgactgatgaaacaaaattagaactgtttgggcccatggatcaacgctatgtttggaggaggaagaacaaggcctatgaagaaaagaacaccttgcctactgtgaagcatggcggggggtcaatcatgctttggggctgttttgcttttgcaggtactgggaagcttcagcgtgtgcaaggtaccatgaattctcttcagtaccaggagatattggatgacaatgtgatgcagtccgtcacaaacctgaggcttggaagacgttggacctttcaacaggacaatgatcccaagcatacctccaagtccactagagcatggttgcagattaaaggctggaacattttgaagtggccatcgcagtcaccagacttaaatccgattgagaacctctggtgggacttaaagaaagcagttgcaatgcgcaagcctaagaatgtgactgaactggaggcttttgcccatgatgaatggacgaagatacccgtagatcgctgcaagacacttgtgtcaagctatgcttcacgtttaaaagctgttataactgcaaaaggatgttgtactaagtactaagattgaatgtcacttgggggtagaataaaactgataatgatgtgagctcagaaaagacatttgtggttatttcattataaatgttatgttatatttgtctgacctacacgtgcctctttgatttaattgtaagcaggatgactgaatgatcataatcaatgtcaaaccgaccaaaacaatcaatttcagtgggggttgaataattttgaacacaactgtaataAGCATTACTTTCATATGTCATACAATGCAACAAGGGCTCTCGGGTGCACACGCTAATGGGTTTTCGATACAAGCTGTTCACAAACTGGcaataaaaaagtgatttataCACAACAACTCTTATATATAGACCCTTTAAGATTAAATAAGCAGGTGTAcaatgaaaaatatgcatttgcatgttatatattacattaattcattcattacattcattgttatatattacattttttcagctgttttaatgtgtttggtcatacacattcattttataatgtatttatttataatttcagaaaaaaatagtttagTCATATAAGACGCttgaataattaaatgttttgtttcaccCAATGTAAGTTTGCCATTTTGCTAGTAAGACCAGACACTTTTCCTGCCTTCTTGATCATAAACCCTCCAGTCTCTCATGCATTCGTTGAAGCCTTTCCTTTTGCATCAGACCCAGATTCAGATTCTTCTGTTGCATTCCATCCAGTGATTGCTCCAAAAACACCACCAACAACACCTAAGACTCCAAAAACACCAGCAGCGAGAGCAGTGGGTAGGCCCGCTACTGCTAACGATGCAGTTAGAGTTGGATATAGATTTAAAACAGACACAAGAGAAGGTATTAAAAAACTAATGCTGCCCACGGCACCTACTACTCCTCCTAAAAGCCCATTCATAATTTTGTTGTGAATTATTGTCTTCGCTTTTTCTTGTTGCACTTCTGGATGCACATTATCTTCTGTCATGTTCTTTACTTCCTCTTGAATCTGTTCCTCCAGTTTTTGAAGCATCTCACTGGTGTAGCGGCCGTTTTCTTTCACCAACTCATCGATGGTTTCCAGCAGTTTTTTCACCTGAACTCTGTTGCTCTTTTTCCCCCGCTTACGTTTATTCCAGTATTTGTTGTCGATGACGTGACAGCGACCTCCACATTTATCAACAAGCGCCTGTAGCTCTGAACAGCCCTTCATAAATTCTTTAATGGTTTTGCCCTCCAGTTGTTCTCCATGGGTAAATAAGATCACTGTGTGTTTCAAGACTCGTTTATCTTTCAGTGTGTTCAGGATGTTTTCCACCACCTCGTTTTCATGTTTCGTATATCTTCCGACCTTTAGAACGATGATAACGGCATCAACCGCCGGAGCACATTCAATCAGAGACTTCACAATCTCGGAGTTTGTCGTCTTCTCATCACGATCTGCATCAAACACACCAGGTGTGTCGATAACTGTGATCTTTTTTCCATAAACCTTCCTCTCTCCTCTTTGATAGTCAACTCTAGCATTCGATGCTGAAGCTTTAGTTGTAAATAAGTTTTCTCTAAGAACTGTATTCCCAGCGCTGCTTTTGCCATCTCCTGATTTGCCAAGAAGGACAATCCTTCTTTCTGCCACTGAGACACTGCCTGttggacaaaataaatatttgattattgGAGTCTGTAGGTTGTTTTTGAAACttccaagaaaacaaaaaaaacataaatgtgtttttaaaggccCCTAATCATTATGTTTGAAGTAGCTCTACTGTTTGGCCTTGTAAACACTGTGCAACAATCATAACTTACAGATACATCCCATGATCCTTGTCTGTTGATGATGTCAGGCTCTGTAAGGTAAGCAGAGTTGTCTTGAAATAATCATTATTAGATTTCTCCAACAACCAAATTGTTTCAATAACTGTACATATTTACAGCACATAAAAGATAGATGTAGCTCTTCAAAATACTTTACAAACTGTACAAATGCTCTCAATCTTACACTGTAACACAGGCTGCCATCTTCTAAACAGAATATATCAGTAAGTAAAGGgcattttttactaaaaactaGAATGGTGACACTTTATAAGACAGTGATCATGTTATGGCCTGTTAATGCTCTAAAATGTACTCACATGCTGTTTTCCCTTCCTTTGTTCCTCAAAAACAATCAGAAGATATTGCGGATCACGTCAGCTTTTGCTTTCAGTTTTTGCATTTAactttcattttgcattttgcatGAGTGCCATCTGAGGGAGGATACACCGGTGTAAATAAAACCTGACACACACCTAAATTCTCCTCCCCCTTGACATCtgttacaatatttcaaatatatgttttatctgtGCAGTCTAAATATCCCTTTATTAATGAATATTATGACTAttataaataatcaaacaggCGTATAATTCCAGCGAGGAACACTGTGCTAAATGAACAACAACAAACCAAACCCTTAAAAAGTCACAGATACTTTATACGATCTGTATGAACTTGCAGCTTTTAACATGGTGACATCTACCACAGAAGACCACAGAGACAAATTGTCACAGTCACCAGCTGGAGTGCCCTCTCAAATCCCCTAGAGGGCACTCCCCTCATCACACGGACTGTCTTTGcacactacatttcccataaccACCAACCCATTAAGGACTATGTTAATGATTTTATATAGCTGGCTCATTTATCCAGGATGAAGGAGATCTCCCTAATGATATTTTTTCGGTGGGGACTATCTGAACCCCCTTAGTTTTAGTGCAAGCTCTATTTACGACCCTATAGTCCCACAAAGATCATGTAGCCGAAACGAACTACAGGAAAACGTCAACATTTATTCGCGGTCATGTCTGGAGCAAACTGTGCTCAATATATCAAGCTGGTCGCAGTATTGAGGTCTTTGTGAACGAGTTTCTTTGGCAAAGCCAATTTGGGCCTGTTGACGATGGGACATTAACGGAATGTTTTTGGTTTGGACTAGATCAACACATAAGTTTCAATTTACCTGAGGAAGACCCTAGCTGGACCCTGGTACAATTTAACTTTATCCTTCAGTTTTGTGGCTCGCGCCTTACAGTAGGGGAAAGCAAGAATATTTACAGACTCGCGATCCTCACCCTCGCGAGTCTGTGACAACACTGCACCTATTCCCGTGTCTGAGGCATCGGTCTGGAGTGTAAAGGGGCAGCCATAGTCGGGGGCGTATAACACCGGGGATGACGTCAGTGCCGTCTTCAACGCTTGGAATGCCCTCTCCGTCTCCTGGGTCCAGGTTACCTTCTCTGGCTGCCCCTTCCTGGTCAGATCGGTCAGGGGACTAGCTATAGAGGAAAAGTTAGGGATGAAACATCTGTAATAACCCGCCAGCCCCATAAAAGCTCGGACCTGGGTCTTGGTCCGTGGCTGTGTGGCATCCCTCACTGCCTCCACCTTCTTGCTCTGAGGTTGGATTAGTCCTCGTCCAACCTGATATCCCAGGTACTGAGCTTCGTCGAGCCCTAGGTGGCATTTACGTGGATTGGCTGTCAGTCCCGATTTCCGTAGGTCGGTTAGCACCCTCCGCAAGTGATCGAGGTGGTCTTCCCAGCTCTCCGAGTGGATGACCAGGTCGTCAATATAGGCCGCCGCATAGGCCTGATGGGGCCGTAAGAGGATATCCATCATCCTCTGGAAAGTAGCTGGGGCCCCATGCCGGATCTCATGTTTAATGATTCGGGTCTGCCCAGGCCGCTCGAAGAAGACGTCCTTAAACTGACTGACCAGGGTTCGGATATCCTGCTTCTGGATCGCTGCCAGTTGGTCGCCCATCGGGATTACGGCTAGTTCCATGTCTGCGAAGGCGGCCATCTGGGTTGGTGAGGCTATCCACCTTTTCAGCAGATTAATGTGATATAATTTTTCTTCTTTACGTCGTCCCGGCTGACGGACCCGGTAGTTGACCTGCCCTACCCTTTCCACGATGGTATATGGGCCGGCCCAGGAGGCCAGAAACTTGGATGTCGCTGTCGGGATGAGTACCATCACTCGGTCACCGGGCAGGAACTCTCTGGGTTGGGCGGGCCGATCATACAACCGTTTTTGGGCGCGCTGGGCGTCTGCGAGATGTTCCCTAACCAGGGGCATCACCCGGTCAATGCGGTCCTTCATCTGCCGTACGTGCTAGATAACGGTGCGATGAGGGGCCGGCTGTTGTTCCCACGCTTCCTTAGCGACATCTAGAAGACCCCTGGGTTGTCGTCCGAAGAGGAGCTCGAAGGGCGTGAAACCAGTGGAGGCCTGTGGTACCTCTCGAATCCCGAATAGCACGTACGGCAGCATCAGGTCCCAGTCAcgcccatcctctgccaccaccCGGCGCAACATCCGTTTCAGTGTCTGGTTGAACCTTTCAACCAGGCCGTCCGTCTGAGGGTGGTAAATGGATGTGCGTAGCTGTTTCACCAGGAGCAAGTGGCAGAGGTCCGTCATCAGCCGGGACATGAAAGGGGTTCCCTGGTCAGTCAGGATCTCCGAGGGGATTCCCACCCGGCTGAAAAGGAGAACGAGCTCTTTGGCTATGGCTTTAGAGGTGGCCTTCCTCAGGGGAATTGCTTCTGGATACCGGGTTGCATAATCAACAATCACAAGAATGTGTTCATGTCCCCGGGCAGACTTAGGCAGCGGTCCCACCAGATCCATCCCTATGCGCTCGAAGGGCACCTCAATGATAGGTAAGGGGACAAGAGGGCTGGGGGGAGGTCGTTTTGGCGAAGTCTTCTGGCAGGTGGGACAGCTCCGACAAAACCTCCAGACGTCTCCATCTAGTCCAGGCCAGTGGAATCCATCCCGAATTCGTTGTATGGTGTTTTCCACACCAAGGTGTCCAGCCATGGGGCGAGTATGGGCCAGCTCTAAAATGGATTCCGTCTTTACCTTTGGAACCACCAGGAGCTCCTTTATCTCCCCCCGCCTCTGACTGACACAGTATAACAGACcgttttttataatgaaatatgGGATTGAATGTGGCCCCGGTATCCTAACCTCATTCTCAACGATGCGGACCTGATCCCAGCAGTTTCGCAATCGCTCGTCCTCACACTGTTCTTTTCCAAACGATTCGCCTCCATTGATCTGTTGAAAAAGGTCTGAGAATAGGTTAGGATGTCGACAGTCACCCTCGGGTTCGCTCCCTGTGGCCAGCCAGGCCCGACGTGGTGCCTGGATCCTCCGAGGGCGGTGTCTCCGGGGGCGGCCCCCTCGTCGGCCGACTGTAGAGAGGTGGCCAGTAGATCCTCAAACCCAGGCCAATCCCGACCCAGCAGGACCGGCACGGGTAGGTCGTTCACAATCCCTACATCCAGGGGCCATGACCCCTGGGTAGCAGCCACGGTAACacgactcaactcaactcaactttaattatatagcgctttttacaattttcattgttacaaagcagctgtacatgagacacatttaatacaagtatgaattctaaagcagcccccccggccaggcagatagtgcaaaacaatatgcaaacggtggtgaggaacccaaaactcccatcgagaaaaaaaacctcaggggaacccaggcccaaccaggggattccagttcccctctggcaaaagctgctgcctctgcacaagctcaacagtgcttgcacaacaaggcttagtaaaaatataaaaattaaggattaaagattatcattaaaaatataatagcatttgaaatgttgtaggaaaaacaaagttgtcgcgtcctttatccagctctatcctcttagcacttgtcaggtcactgcttcccattctcagctctgccatcaggtctgggcatgaactgcatcctgcggtaaccttggaacaaagagacaagactggctgagagtagagtactgttctgcactttttgatgcaacaagtacatcatttgttgttggatgtgttcctggttccggttgatctaaataatgcagcctaaatcctctgaggattaatattatggaggtgtagtgtatgcaagattaaaaagattactctttagtctagatttaaactgacagagtgtgtctgcctccaggaccgtgcagggaagaatattccaaagtttaggcgctagataagaaaaggatctaccacctgcacttgattttgaaattctaggtattaccaactgacaggaccccttagagcgtaatgtacgtggaggtctgtaatacaatagaagttcattcaaatactgcggcgctagaccatgtagggctttataggtaataagcaagatcttaaagttaatgcgatgctttataggtaaccagtgcaaggttgacagaaccggggttatatgctcatacttttttgtacgagtaagaactcgagctgccgcgttttgaaccagttgcagtttttgtaataggcccgcagggcaaccacctagaagtgcattacagtaatctagtcttgatgtcatgaatgcatgaattaatttctctgcatctgacagtgacagcatatgatgtaatttagatatattcttaaaatggaaaaatgcaattttacaggtgtttgcgacatggctttcaaatgagagagtactgtcgaatacaccGGCAatattcttagctgatgacgaggattttatggagcatccgtcaatcgttaagcagtattcttggttgttacgcatagcagttttcggtccagtaagtaacacttctgttttgtccgagtttagtagtaaaaaattgttactcatccacatttttaagtcaactatgcaatcctttattcgatgaaactgctgggtttcatgaggcatcgaggaaatataaagttgagtatcatcagcataacagtgaaagctaattccgtgtcgctttattatatctcctagaggtagcatgtataatgcgaagagcaggggtcccaagactgagccctgtggtacaccgtactggacttgtgatttgcgggacacctcattgtttattgctacaaattgaaaacggtcg
Protein-coding regions in this window:
- the p2ry12 gene encoding P2Y purinoceptor 12 isoform X3 translates to MGCICSVSVAERRIVLLGKSGDGKSSAGNTVLRENLFTTKASASNARVDYQRGERKVYGKKITVIDTPGVFDADRDEKTTNSEIVKSLIECAPAVDAVIIVLKVGRYTKHENEVVENILNTLKDKRVLKHTVILFTHGEQLEGKTIKEFMKGCSELQALVDKCGGRCHVIDNKYWNKRKRGKKSNRVQVKKLLETIDELVKENGRYTSEMLQKLEEQIQEEVKNMTEDNVHPEVQQEKAKTIIHNKIMNGLLGGVVGAVGSISFLIPSLVSVLNLYPTLTASLAVAGLPTALAAGVFGVLGVVGGVFGAITGWNATEESESGSDAKGKASTNA